The Cydia splendana chromosome Z, ilCydSple1.2, whole genome shotgun sequence genome window below encodes:
- the LOC134804398 gene encoding protein cereblon-like, translating to MVKFTYSIIIIYGSQMLLTLAEPEKSEENRQELLLCRKCGADVADSYYLFNQQSPGARKSERRKLFGKSNVTVQTLVNPFGVQFEIVTTEKARCHNIGNPQGADSWFPGYSWRICTCPHCGAHIGWTFENSSLGVTDKSTPANTFHGLILSNILGENFTDSLIMMPNIYKMQ from the exons ATGGTAAAGTTCACATATTCAATTATAATTATCTATGGGTCACAAATGTTGTTAACTCTTGCCGAACCCGAAAAATCTGAGGAGAATCGACAAG AACTCCTGCTATGCCGCAAGTGTGGAGCTGACGTGGCCGACtcttattacttatttaatcAGCAAAGTCCCGGAGCTCGTAAAAGTGAACGGAGAAAATTGTTTGGCAAAAGTAATGTAACTGTGCAAACATTAGTAAATCCATTTGGTGTTCAGTTTGAGATTGTTACTACAGAAAAGGCCAGATGCCATAATATAGGCAAT ccACAAGGAGCAGACTCATGGTTCCCTGGTTACTCATGGCGAATCTGCACATGTCCCCACTGCGGAGCACATATTGGCTGGACATTTGAGAACTCTTCATTAGGGGTGACTGACAAATCCACTCCAGCTAACACATTTCATGGATTAATCTTGAGCAACATTTTGGGAGAAAATT TTACAGATTCCCTGATAATGATgccaaatatttacaaaatgcAATGA